In Janthinobacterium rivuli, a single genomic region encodes these proteins:
- a CDS encoding type VI secretion system Vgr family protein, with amino-acid sequence MDDGELAADLARLFGANWRDQDSRLLRMDFPRGDGPPDTALLVNSLRAHEEMSRDFRFDVELLSDNLHVPLTAMMGRMVTISMVRDDGSLRHFNGYVGEFRLLRSDGGFAFYQMVLQPWLALSRLRMDNVSFHERTVIDISETTFDHYVQRDWQNRLHEEKAILSCANQHNETDYNHLHRRWEDQGLHYWYEHRADGHTLCLGDNTWLSDSIDPGDRDASVSDEMVFRSGAGSLEGDGIRDWQAIRKIASGSLTLASFNYKQPYASRASGHALHQQGDVVAHELYQNTGYGYADMGGGEALAQRRLEEHNCQAQYFEAGGNHRCAQAGRSFTLGGHFSGEQAMAARGEAARPDVRSREYLILSVDHIASNNYQTGTGAKSRYENRFSCIRKSIRWYPGRHFNSTPCALPGVQTAIVTGPAGETIHTDALGRVKVQFHWDRLGKFDAGSSPWIRVMTPWAGQAFGQIALPRIGQEVLIQFLDGNIDRPVIVGAVYNGNHAPPWNLPGQCVLGGWRSAELMPGGGYGVRGNQLVLDDTHQRIQAQLKSDHQHSQLSLGCISRIEDASGRKDARGEGWELASDAWGVARAGRGMLLTTEARPGAASHIKSMDETLRRLAEAAERHKALAALAQHYGAQESAAQQGAAADVLKAQNAGIKGGGGSGESAFPELSKPHLVLASPAGIETTTAQSTHIASAGHTALTAGCDLSLAAGGGLFASIGAALRLFVHKAGMKLIAAAGPVQIAAQTDAVDIVANKVLELISQADWVNIRGRKGVRLHGADCMLEISDKVQFFTASPTLFHGNLETLAPKNRPQPELEPPIAPVAGQLQHTIQAHADGGQYAHVPYTLYNGEAEVEQGLTDEFGRILIAHQDGTPRYRVVLGNGEEFSLQASARFDPNAAPDGEQKLSNRGLRAFDDTADGRGVQ; translated from the coding sequence ATGGATGATGGCGAGCTGGCAGCCGATCTGGCGCGCCTTTTCGGAGCGAACTGGCGAGACCAGGACAGCCGCTTGCTGCGCATGGATTTTCCGCGCGGCGATGGTCCGCCCGATACCGCGTTGCTGGTCAACAGTTTGCGCGCACACGAGGAAATGTCACGCGACTTTCGCTTCGACGTCGAACTGCTGTCCGACAATCTCCACGTTCCCCTGACAGCGATGATGGGACGCATGGTCACGATTTCGATGGTGCGCGATGACGGCAGCTTGCGCCATTTTAATGGTTATGTCGGCGAGTTTCGCTTGTTGCGCAGCGATGGCGGTTTCGCGTTCTACCAGATGGTGCTGCAACCCTGGCTGGCGTTGTCCAGGCTGCGCATGGACAACGTCTCGTTCCACGAACGCACGGTCATCGACATCAGCGAAACGACCTTCGATCATTATGTGCAGCGCGACTGGCAAAACCGGCTGCATGAGGAAAAAGCGATATTAAGCTGCGCCAACCAGCATAATGAAACCGATTACAACCATCTGCACCGGCGCTGGGAAGACCAGGGACTTCATTACTGGTATGAACATCGCGCCGACGGTCATACGCTGTGTCTGGGCGACAATACCTGGCTCAGCGACAGCATCGATCCAGGCGACCGCGATGCCAGTGTCTCCGACGAGATGGTGTTTCGCAGCGGCGCAGGCTCGCTGGAGGGCGACGGCATACGCGATTGGCAGGCAATACGGAAGATCGCTTCAGGCTCGCTCACGCTGGCCAGCTTCAACTACAAGCAGCCGTATGCCAGCCGCGCCAGCGGCCATGCGCTGCACCAGCAGGGCGACGTGGTTGCCCATGAACTGTATCAAAACACCGGCTATGGCTATGCCGACATGGGCGGCGGCGAAGCACTGGCGCAACGCCGCCTGGAGGAGCATAACTGCCAGGCGCAATACTTCGAGGCTGGCGGCAATCACCGCTGCGCCCAGGCCGGGCGCAGTTTCACGCTGGGCGGACACTTCAGCGGCGAGCAAGCCATGGCCGCCAGAGGGGAAGCGGCGCGCCCGGACGTCCGCTCGCGCGAATACCTGATCCTGTCGGTCGATCATATCGCCAGCAACAATTACCAGACTGGGACGGGCGCGAAGTCGCGGTATGAAAACCGTTTTAGCTGCATCCGCAAGAGCATCCGCTGGTATCCGGGTCGGCACTTCAACAGCACGCCTTGTGCCTTGCCCGGCGTGCAGACGGCGATCGTCACCGGGCCGGCAGGCGAAACCATCCATACCGACGCGCTGGGCCGGGTGAAGGTGCAATTCCACTGGGACCGGCTGGGCAAGTTCGACGCGGGCAGTTCGCCATGGATCAGGGTCATGACGCCATGGGCGGGCCAGGCGTTCGGCCAGATCGCGTTGCCGCGCATTGGCCAGGAAGTGTTGATCCAGTTTCTCGACGGCAATATCGACCGTCCCGTCATTGTCGGCGCGGTGTACAACGGCAACCATGCGCCGCCGTGGAATTTGCCGGGGCAATGCGTACTGGGCGGCTGGCGCAGCGCCGAGCTGATGCCTGGCGGCGGCTACGGCGTGCGCGGCAACCAGCTGGTGCTCGATGACACGCACCAGCGCATCCAGGCGCAACTGAAAAGCGATCATCAGCACAGCCAATTGTCGCTCGGCTGCATCAGCCGCATCGAAGACGCCAGCGGGCGCAAGGATGCGCGTGGCGAGGGCTGGGAACTGGCGTCAGACGCCTGGGGTGTGGCGCGCGCCGGCCGCGGCATGTTGCTGACCACCGAAGCACGCCCTGGCGCCGCTTCGCATATCAAGAGCATGGATGAAACCTTGCGCCGGTTGGCCGAGGCTGCTGAGCGGCACAAGGCGCTTGCCGCCCTGGCGCAGCATTACGGCGCGCAAGAAAGCGCCGCCCAGCAGGGCGCCGCCGCCGATGTGCTGAAAGCCCAGAATGCCGGGATCAAGGGCGGTGGCGGCAGTGGCGAAAGCGCATTTCCTGAATTATCAAAGCCGCATCTGGTACTGGCCAGTCCGGCCGGTATCGAAACGACGACCGCGCAATCGACGCACATCGCCAGCGCCGGGCACACCGCGCTGACGGCCGGGTGCGACCTGTCGCTGGCGGCCGGCGGCGGTCTGTTCGCCAGCATCGGCGCAGCGCTGCGCCTGTTCGTCCACAAGGCGGGAATGAAACTGATCGCCGCAGCTGGCCCGGTACAGATCGCGGCGCAAACCGATGCGGTCGATATCGTCGCCAACAAGGTGCTGGAGTTGATCAGCCAGGCCGACTGGGTGAATATTCGCGGCCGCAAAGGCGTGCGCCTGCATGGCGCCGATTGCATGCTTGAAATTAGCGACAAGGTGCAGTTTTTTACCGCGTCGCCGACGCTGTTCCATGGAAACCTGGAAACGCTGGCGCCCAAGAACCGGCCGCAACCGGAGCTGGAACCGCCCATCGCGCCGGTAGCGGGGCAATTGCAGCATACGATACAGGCCCATGCGGATGGCGGTCAGTACGCGCATGTGCCGTACACGCTGTACAACGGGGAGGCCGAAGTCGAGCAAGGCCTGACCGACGAATTCGGCCGCATCCTGATCGCGCACCAGGACGGCACGCCGCGCTACCGTGTCGTCCTTGGCAATGGCGAAGAGTTTTCATTGCAAGCGAGCGCACGCTTCGACCCGAACGCGGCGCCGGACGGCGAACAGAAGCTGTCGAACCGCGGCTTGCGCGCGTTCGACGACACCGCCGATGGCCGCGGGGTTCAATGA
- a CDS encoding S46 family peptidase, protein MFKTIVLPVALMGAFAGAHADEGQWQPHQLPQLKAELKRVGIEIPAEKLADLSKHPMSAIVSLGGCSAAFVSDAGLVVTNHHCAYGAVQRNSTPEHNYITNGFLAKTRAAELPGGPNSLVYVTDKVENVSDRVLKGLTADMSGRARHEAVEKRVKDLIAECETDKMYRCSVPAFHRGLEYYRIRQMMIRDVRLVYAPSDKIGNFGGDIDNYEWPRHTGDYSFLRAYVGKDGRPADPSPDNVPYKSKDFLVVSAEGLKAGDGILLAGYPGRTSRYKLPAEIRFARDTAFPLKVSELQADLAVMADATNGDAVAAVRYASVVKSINNVLKKTQGLLDGFARKDIAAIKDVQDAEFRAWYAKQPNVSTTLLAELDAAIASDMALSEEEFAWSVATNSDLLKSARTLYRLSLERQKADAERESGFQQRDLAFIKARLTRLEQSYVNKVDQARFEAGLKRYAQLAAKSHPQGLDALLPAPGAVAALYQQTQLADTAKRLAWLEKDQAAVAQSDDAFMALAIKLQPVEAALEERRKEIDGNLERVIPQYMQAVIAWKKSQGKPVYPDANSTLRVTYGTVSPYSPRDGLSKGPFTTVEGIVEKVTGKAPFEAPQALIDAVKQKRYGQFRDPALGTVPVNFLTSADTTGGNSGSAVMNKRGELIGLNFDSTYESITKDWYFDTAITRAIHLDIRYMLWVMKEVDHADNLLKEMTIKYPKASKK, encoded by the coding sequence TTGTTCAAGACAATCGTATTACCAGTCGCCTTGATGGGCGCGTTCGCCGGCGCACACGCCGACGAAGGGCAGTGGCAACCACACCAGCTGCCACAGCTGAAAGCCGAACTGAAACGGGTCGGCATTGAAATTCCTGCGGAAAAACTGGCCGACCTGAGCAAACACCCGATGAGCGCCATCGTGTCGCTGGGCGGCTGCTCGGCCGCTTTCGTTTCCGACGCCGGCCTGGTGGTGACGAACCACCACTGCGCGTATGGCGCCGTGCAGCGCAATTCCACGCCGGAACACAATTACATCACCAACGGCTTCCTGGCCAAGACGCGCGCCGCAGAGCTGCCGGGCGGTCCGAACAGCCTCGTGTATGTGACGGACAAGGTGGAAAACGTCAGCGACCGCGTGCTGAAAGGCTTGACGGCCGACATGAGCGGCCGCGCGCGCCACGAAGCCGTGGAAAAGCGCGTCAAGGACCTGATCGCCGAATGCGAAACGGACAAGATGTACCGCTGCTCCGTGCCCGCCTTCCACCGCGGCCTCGAGTACTACCGCATCCGCCAGATGATGATACGCGACGTGCGCCTGGTCTACGCGCCATCGGACAAGATCGGCAACTTCGGCGGCGACATCGACAACTACGAATGGCCGCGCCATACGGGCGATTACTCGTTCCTGCGCGCCTACGTGGGCAAGGATGGCCGTCCGGCCGACCCGTCGCCCGACAACGTACCGTACAAATCGAAGGATTTCCTGGTGGTCTCGGCCGAAGGCTTGAAAGCCGGTGACGGCATCTTGCTGGCGGGTTATCCCGGCCGCACCAGCCGCTATAAGCTGCCGGCGGAAATCCGTTTTGCGCGCGATACGGCCTTCCCGTTGAAAGTGTCCGAACTGCAAGCCGACCTGGCCGTGATGGCCGACGCCACGAATGGCGACGCGGTCGCTGCCGTGCGCTATGCGAGCGTGGTAAAAAGCATCAACAACGTGCTGAAGAAAACCCAGGGCTTGCTCGACGGTTTCGCCCGCAAGGACATCGCCGCCATCAAGGACGTGCAGGATGCCGAGTTCCGCGCCTGGTACGCGAAACAGCCGAACGTGTCGACTACCCTGCTGGCGGAACTGGACGCGGCCATCGCCAGCGACATGGCCCTGAGCGAAGAAGAGTTCGCCTGGAGCGTGGCCACCAACAGCGACTTGCTGAAAAGCGCGCGCACCCTCTACCGTTTGTCGCTGGAGCGCCAGAAAGCGGACGCCGAGCGCGAATCGGGCTTCCAGCAGCGCGACCTGGCCTTCATCAAGGCCCGCCTGACCCGCCTGGAACAGTCGTACGTCAACAAGGTCGACCAGGCGCGTTTTGAAGCCGGCCTGAAGCGTTACGCGCAACTGGCGGCGAAGAGCCATCCGCAAGGCCTGGACGCGCTGCTGCCGGCCCCAGGCGCCGTGGCGGCCCTGTACCAGCAGACGCAGCTGGCTGACACGGCCAAGCGCCTGGCCTGGCTGGAAAAGGACCAGGCCGCCGTTGCCCAGTCCGACGACGCCTTCATGGCGCTGGCCATCAAGCTGCAGCCGGTCGAGGCGGCGCTGGAAGAGCGCCGCAAGGAAATCGACGGCAATCTGGAACGCGTGATTCCGCAATACATGCAAGCCGTGATCGCGTGGAAGAAGTCGCAAGGCAAGCCTGTGTATCCTGACGCGAACTCGACCCTGCGCGTGACGTACGGTACGGTCTCGCCGTACTCGCCGCGCGACGGCCTCAGCAAAGGCCCGTTCACGACCGTGGAAGGCATCGTCGAGAAAGTCACGGGCAAGGCCCCGTTCGAAGCCCCGCAAGCGCTGATCGACGCCGTCAAGCAAAAACGCTACGGCCAGTTCCGCGACCCGGCCTTGGGTACGGTTCCCGTCAACTTCCTCACCAGCGCCGACACCACGGGCGGCAATTCCGGCTCGGCCGTGATGAACAAGCGTGGCGAACTGATCGGCCTGAACTTCGATTCGACGTATGAATCGATCACCAAGGACTGGTACTTCGACACCGCCATCACGCGCGCCATCCACCTCGACATCCGTTACATGTTGTGGGTGATGAAGGAAGTGGACCACGCCGATAACTTGCTCAAGGAAATGACGATCAAGTATCCGAAAGCTTCCAAGAAGTAA
- a CDS encoding PAS domain S-box protein, with protein sequence MNEPFDEENVPARLREQAEQLAAQQRQPLPQSNEEVMRQLHELQVSQIELEMQSAALAELEQLKNEYESSRDRYAQLYEQAPVSYFSLAREGVITRVNVAACGLLQRDKNRLLGRRFEQFVAPQAQGGFRLFLDAVFTGGARQVLEAPLFEGEAGGMRGMVRIEANYDADSATARMLVTDLGDEHVRESALRRAFVILDSIREGVLVTDSANRIISVNPAFTTITGYQAEEAIGRDPSFLGGGTHLPHFYEAMWRSLHQDGSWYGELVNRRKNGERFVESLSITPMRSPDGAISHFVGVFSDITERKLAEADLRELHRELDQRVVDRTAELLRANQHLQLEVHQRERAQEALRDAERFFHATIDSLTDRVLVLDRAGRVVHANQACLAFVGQTPQPLQYLEFCETDPRWQRSAGRELAAGIRAVIAGNADAFALEYEFATRSGPRWSQARVSRFLGEGPLRVVVAHTDITERKLMDGALRQSHAQLRQLALHLETAKEDERKRISRDIHDELGQNLLALRIDISMLSARTEGSHPRLHRRVGAVLSNVDTTIKSVRGIMNELRPMALDLGLQAAIEWQVGDFRKRSGVACQLLIRDEALFSAIGSQVEIVLFRIVQEALSNVMRHAQASQVEIELSSDACAVYVAISDNGIGITPQQQRKKQCFGLIGIAERVTALGGQFEVGVPASGAGCRLSLQIPLQGTGRPAG encoded by the coding sequence ATGAACGAACCATTCGACGAGGAGAACGTGCCGGCCAGATTGCGAGAGCAGGCCGAGCAATTGGCGGCGCAGCAGCGCCAGCCCTTGCCGCAGTCGAATGAAGAGGTGATGCGCCAGTTGCATGAGTTGCAGGTCAGCCAGATCGAGCTGGAAATGCAGAGCGCGGCCCTGGCCGAACTGGAGCAGCTGAAAAATGAATATGAAAGCAGCCGCGACCGTTATGCGCAGCTGTATGAGCAGGCGCCCGTCAGCTATTTTTCGCTGGCGCGCGAAGGCGTCATCACGCGTGTCAACGTGGCGGCCTGCGGCTTGTTGCAACGTGACAAGAACCGGCTGCTGGGGCGGCGTTTCGAGCAATTCGTCGCGCCCCAGGCGCAGGGCGGCTTCCGGCTCTTCCTCGACGCCGTTTTCACGGGTGGCGCGCGCCAGGTGCTCGAAGCGCCGCTGTTCGAAGGCGAAGCGGGCGGCATGCGCGGCATGGTGCGCATCGAAGCCAATTACGATGCGGACAGCGCCACGGCGCGCATGCTGGTGACGGACCTGGGCGACGAGCACGTGCGCGAATCGGCCTTGCGGCGCGCGTTTGTGATACTCGACAGCATCCGCGAAGGCGTGCTCGTGACGGACAGCGCCAACCGCATCATTTCCGTCAACCCCGCTTTCACCACCATCACCGGCTACCAGGCGGAGGAAGCCATCGGGCGCGATCCGTCCTTCCTCGGCGGCGGCACGCATTTGCCGCATTTTTATGAGGCCATGTGGCGCAGCCTGCACCAGGATGGCAGTTGGTATGGCGAACTGGTGAACCGGCGCAAGAATGGCGAGCGCTTCGTCGAATCGCTGTCGATCACGCCCATGCGCAGCCCGGATGGGGCGATCAGCCATTTTGTCGGCGTGTTTTCCGACATCACCGAGCGCAAGCTGGCCGAGGCGGACTTGCGCGAGCTGCATCGCGAGCTGGACCAGCGGGTGGTCGACCGCACGGCCGAATTGCTGCGCGCCAACCAGCACCTGCAGCTGGAAGTGCACCAGCGCGAGCGGGCGCAGGAAGCCTTGCGCGACGCAGAGCGCTTCTTTCACGCCACCATCGATTCCCTGACGGACCGGGTGCTGGTGCTGGACCGGGCGGGGCGCGTCGTGCATGCCAACCAGGCTTGCCTGGCCTTCGTCGGGCAAACGCCGCAGCCGCTGCAATACCTGGAATTTTGCGAGACGGATCCGCGCTGGCAGCGCAGTGCCGGGCGCGAGCTGGCCGCCGGCATCCGCGCCGTGATTGCCGGCAATGCGGACGCGTTTGCGCTCGAGTATGAGTTTGCCACGCGCTCAGGCCCCCGCTGGTCGCAGGCCAGGGTCAGCCGTTTTCTTGGCGAAGGGCCGCTGCGCGTGGTGGTGGCGCACACGGACATTACCGAACGCAAGCTGATGGACGGCGCCCTGCGCCAGTCGCATGCGCAGCTGCGCCAGCTGGCGCTGCACCTGGAAACGGCCAAGGAAGACGAGCGCAAGCGCATCTCGCGCGATATCCACGATGAACTGGGGCAAAACCTGCTGGCGCTGCGCATCGATATTTCCATGCTCAGCGCCCGCACGGAAGGTTCCCATCCGCGCCTGCACCGCCGGGTCGGCGCTGTCCTCAGCAATGTCGACACCACCATCAAGAGCGTGCGCGGCATCATGAACGAACTGCGCCCGATGGCGCTGGACCTGGGCTTGCAGGCCGCCATCGAGTGGCAGGTGGGCGACTTCCGCAAGCGCAGCGGCGTCGCTTGCCAGCTGCTGATACGCGACGAGGCGCTGTTTTCCGCCATCGGCAGCCAGGTCGAGATCGTGCTGTTCCGCATCGTGCAAGAAGCGCTCAGCAACGTCATGCGCCATGCCCAGGCCAGCCAGGTCGAGATCGAGCTCAGTTCGGATGCCTGCGCCGTGTACGTGGCCATCAGCGACAACGGCATCGGCATCACGCCGCAGCAGCAGCGTAAAAAACAGTGCTTTGGCCTGATCGGCATCGCCGAGCGGGTGACGGCGCTGGGCGGCCAGTTCGAGGTGGGCGTGCCGGCCTCGGGCGCCGGTTGCCGGCTGTCCCTGCAGATCCCCCTGCAGGGCACGGGGCGGCCGGCCGGCTGA